Within the Cryptococcus deuterogattii R265 chromosome 14, complete sequence genome, the region GGATGTCACGCAAGATGAGTAATACATTGTCTTCACTGTCTATGGCAACCGTGATAAAAAGGGTCTCGTTACATATACATCCAGGACTCGATTGATCCGTCATTGACGCCGTCAAGAGTAGCAAGATCCAAGTTAGCAAATGAGGATTAAGGGGATCAGTATACTAATGCACGACAGTGAACATGATGATAAGGGTGATCACCGTCAAAATGATAGAAGGGGTACCAACAATTACAGCATAACGACAAGCCCGGACCATgggatgagaatgagtgTACCAAGGGTATTTAGTCTCCTCGACATTGGTTCCGGGAAGTACGAAAGATACGCCCGTCTCAAAATCAATAAATGCCGGTCTGGGCCGAGGTTTCGAGGGGTTAATCAACCATCCACCAATGATCCAAAGGAGGGGCATAAAGAATCCTAGGATGAAGCATATCATGGGGACAGGAGATTGTCGACGGGTCGGTCGAAAAGGTCGGGGGGCAATATCTGATTCAGCGGAACGAGGTGCGAGAGCGACTTCCATCTGGTATGATTTCCATTCAGTGGGCCGAGAGAGATATTGGGTATCGAAAACCCGGGGCCATTGCGAGATGCGGATGGATCGGATAGGTACGGGAGGGCGAGGTCGTTTTACGAAACGTTCGGAAGATTCCAAGAAGGCAACTGTGTCGTTAGAGTCGTTGACGATGGTGGTCTCATCTATGATGCTCCAGTCGGCAGATTGGATCTGTTAGAGATGTGAGGTCAGAGAATGATACGGGTACAGAAAAGACGTACTTTGTCAGAATCAAGCACGATCTCAACAAACTCGTCCTTGTTTTGGATACGTTCagcttcctttttttccttgatATCCTTTTGGGTCTTGTATTGTGGTGGTGACATGGTCAAGTTTGCGTATGGCAGTTGCCTAAATTTCTCTGGCTTCTTCGGAGAGAGAGTCGTAGACATGCAGATCGTGCTGTCAAACATGGAAACTGGCACATCAAGCGGGCGGGCGTGGGGAGGCAACTTGTTGTACGTCATATCATCTCGATGGGTGGTCTCACCGTCAGTGCAAATCGAGCCGTCATGATGGAAAAACTGTTCGAGCTCCTTGAGCATATCGATGATATGTACTCCATTCGTAGCAGTCAAGCGGGGATCCTTAATTCCCAACTTGGATCCAGATCTAGCGAGAGTGTTCCTAGCAGACTTGATGAATAGTTCGACGGCCCTGACCTGGGAAGGGTCCAATGAAGCTTTGCTTGAAACAGAAGGGGGGAAGTGGGAAAGAGGCCGATCGACACCAATGTAATCAAGAAGCCAGCCAAAATCATTCAAGGCGTAAAGGCTCTGCTGAGTCCCAGGCTTGTTATCACCGGTAATAGTGATCTCAGGGACGATGAACATGTGATCTTTACTGTGAAGAGAAGCATCTGTGCTAGAATCGGTAGCGATTCCACCAATTTCCTTGGATTGTTCAACGATGGATCGGGCCCGACCGACGTCAAGAGGGGTGAAGAACGGGACTTCTACCGTAGGCGTAAGGAGTGGAGTCTCCGGAATTGAGGTAACAGTTTCAGTAGGTGAAAGGGCCGAGATATTAAGAGTAGAAAAGGTCGGTTCGTTGACTATCTCATAGCCACTCGAGTGACTTCGAGTGACGGTGAAGGTTTGATAGGGACCGGTGATCCTGGTGGGAGTAAGGTCAGACAGGCTGCTGTACGCCAATAGAGGTACCGTAGACGAATTTTGACTGCCTGGGGCGGAAGAATAGCTTTTGCCATGAGAGTAAGATCGCCGAGGGGGGGTACTCAATTGAAACCCAGCTGAAGATGTTCGATACTCCTCACTGCCTCGTGAGAGTCGCACAGTGGTGGCTGGGGATACGTAGAATGGATCAACGTAGGGGCCAAAGGGTGCCAACGGCGAGAACTTTCCATCGTCTTGAGAGTCGTATTGACCAAAAACCTGCTTGATTTTCTGGCGGATCGTCAATATGGAGAGGGGTGAATGGGATAAGAGACATACCTTTAACCAAGGGAGCATGTTGAGTAGCTTATTCGATCAAGTGATTGGATCGACCACAGGCTGTAAGTTCTAGTATTTTAGAGCGTTTGTAATGGGCTGGATAGCTGTTCAAAGAAATTAACAAGATGCGATGGCTTCAAAAGGACGTTATGCAGGAGGGGTTTGATAGGCGAGATACGAAGGGTAGGGAGGAGGTGAAAGGGGGATGTGAATGATAAAGCCGATATAATTACAGGGGACAGAGGCCCGCTGTGCGTGGTATGGTGTTGAAAGTGTCCATGCCGAGAGTGTACGAATCAACTTCTCAATGCTTTCACCGATGTCACTCAACGTCCTAAAAAGCGGCCGCTGAGATGTTGCCCATGAGAAGACAGCTAGAGGTGTGAGTAGATGAGACAAAGCTTCCGGTGAGAAAATGAGATGGCATCAGGCTCCACTGCCGAGACTAGTCATTCGCAAGTGGCCTCATCgcagaggaaggattgCACTCACCTGTAGCAATGTCTGTGGGTTTCCTACTGTCGCCCATTTCCATCGCCCATTTCCCACAAGCAGATCTCTGAAATATTATTTGCTGCGATACCTTTCCTGCTTGTTCTTTTGGGACTCAAGATAACCATCATCGTCTCGGAACTCGGCTGTGCCATTTTTCATTCCCTCGTTCCATCTCTCAAAATAGCTATCCAAAGTTTCCCGGATTATTTGGTAGACCTGTGCCGGATACCCAGCTGCATTGGTGTTGATCACTTTATATGCACACGATCAGTTGCCCTGCAGCAATAACCATAACTTGACGTAGAATGATTACGTGATACAGGCCGGCTAACCGTGGGAAACGTTTTCCCGGCCGGCGCAACAAACATCGCAACTGGAGGGTAAAATCACACGCGATCGACGTCTACAGTATTGTCTCTCTGTCtattctttcttttcatctctaCAATGATCTCGCTGCCTTCGAGCTGCGACACTAACTCACTCTTTCTGGCCACATTATAATAGAAAACGATTTAAAACTGTGGCGGAAACCTTCGCCGTACGCTCTTTACTCTATCGGCACTGGCTGTTTGCTCTCTTTGTTGGTCAGTGCTTGTTCGCTATTGTTGGCTTAGGTATCGAAAGTGAGTCATGAGTCAGAGAAGGAACATGGGAAGCACTGACTATTTGGTCAGAAGTCATTTCTTTGCTTGCTCTATCTTTCAGTCGTGATTTCGTGACCTTTATTTGTGTCCCGTAAACTTTGTTCTAGTAGTACTAGCAGGTCAGTAAGTCGCCTTCACAAAGTAAAGCGTACTCCATTGAGATATCGCAAGTGAGCCAAACGTTGGGGACTAATTTGAATATGGCTGACCATCTGATGAGAAGCTGGCTGTTGTTCCATTTTATATTCTTCAATTTGCTGCTTTCGTTTCCGACCTATAGGCTTTCCAGTCGTAAGTGAGCAACGCAGTCTTAGACTGAAAAACCAACTGACAACTACTGTTTAACCGAAGTCCAAGCATGTCTGCTACGTCTTTTGAccctctgccttcttctaCATCCTCCAACTCTCTTCGCTCTCTCCGTCGCTTGTCTCTCCCGACGATCCTTTCTAGCCCCATTCCTACCACTCCTCTTGAGTCTTCTTGGCAGCCTCGCTCCTCGAAAACGCCTCAATCTGTGCACCTTTTCCAAGAGAAACACGCCACCGAGTTCGCCCATTTGTATGAATATGACGATGAGGCTGAGCGAGAGCGGCGCTTGCgacaagagcaagaggtTCTGGAAGAGGCGAGACGTGTgggaagaatgatgagagaAAGCTTGaaagccaaagccaaggaaCAGCTCGAAGGCAGAGTTGACCAAGGTGCCCAACAATGCAACGGGAAAGGCAGACGCCCATTGAGTTTATTATCGGGCAGACAGCTCGAATTTCAGTCACCAGCTTTGGTCCGGGTCAGCGAATACGTCACCCCTGGTCCTCCCGAACGCACCGGACTTATACCCCCAATGAAAGACGATATAGAGCATCTGACACCCGATCTGTCTACACCCATACTATCCGATACGTATTCTCCCGATCCTACCATCGTCACTCCTGAACAGCGAAGCTTGGGCATTGAATTCCAGCGATCGCTCGCCCGTGAATCTATCCATGAAGAGGGGTACTCCTCTTCAGCAGCTTCAGCAGACACTTCTGTCCAGCAATCAACTTATTCTTGGGCGACTTCTTTTTCAGGAGAAACGGAGGAGCTGCGAGTGGCTGCGCATTATGTGCCCCCGCAAACCCCccaggaggaagaacaggaCGAGGATCATGAGGAGAAAGTTATTGACACCCCTGAAAAGATCAAGAGACGGAGGAAGCGGATTATAGCCATCGCGCACACTGTGCGGCAGCTTGAAGGTATCGGCTCTagagaggttgaggatCCTACAGTTTATCAAAAATTGGTCAAGGCATGGAATGAAAGGCCTGGATTTGTGCGGCAAGAACCGGTGTGGACACTCGAGGAGCAATCAAAGGAAGAGCGAGCCCCAGAAGTTTCCACAAACTCTGGTGCTTGGCTCGTCCCTTCTCGCACACCTGACCCGCCTGCCAACGATCTTACTCAAACCCAATCCCACTCATCCTCGAATCCTTCCGATCATAACAGCTCACAGATGTCTAGTCCGTTCCGATATTCTTTTGCTTCTAGCGTCCATGATCTTGTGGATGACGGCGGAGTCGAGCGAGCTGCGCAGATCTTAAGTGAAAAGGCTTGGTTGAAGACACCGTTATATGGCCATGACGCATTCTTTGGCGCacattctccttcaaatcctTACCccacttcatctttccAACCCAAACCCAGAACTAGGAACAGCGATGACTCGTTCGAGGGGGTGGGAAGCATACAGAGCCACGAtgagaagagtgaagagCAGATTAAGATTGAAAGAACAGAACCAAAAAGGACGCTGAGAAGAATTCAAACCGACATATCCAAATTACGAGCTGAAACGACATTTGTTCCTCTCAAGCCTGAAGCAGAGGCCGGTCCGTCAGCGCCGCCCAACTTTGGTCTAGGCTTCATCGGCAATTGGATGATGTTAGGAGATAATGGGCGTCCTTTGGAGATCAGGCCAGAGGAAACGGATTTTCAGCAGGGGGAGGATGGGGTggagatcaagaaggcgAAAAAGGGGCGCAAACAACAAGGCTCGGTTCATTCACTCAGCGGGATTATTCCCCAGAGTACACGTCCGGTCGAAGACGACTCCATGGAAACAATCGACCTGACTCTCGATGCATCTCGTCCAGCGAGTTTTTACACCACCTCCGACGGTCGACGACAACAGCGTCAGCAGCACACTCCCGGGAGAACAGGCTATCCGTTCTCGAGCCACTCCCAACGGCCGGATTGCTGGACCCCCTTGACTACCTCCTTACCTCAACACATCGAATGTCCGCTGGGTCCTCCGATCGATCTGGGAGCCCCAGCATCTGTTCCGGATCGACTGGCGGTGGGTATATGGCAAGTAGAGCAGGTGGAAAGGtcggagatggaggagggcgagtGGCTAGAGGATTTGGACTCTTATCGTTCCTCGGCGATTTGCTCATCCCCATCGATCTTCCGTCCGAGTCCCCGCAAATGTCACCTTCAAGTACGCCCAAAATCCATCCCGCCGACTACCCCAGTAAAGGAACAAAATCaccccatcttccccgaTATGCTGAACACACGTgcgagaaaagagaagaggagaagtggagaagagaggggaCGAGCATCGTTCCTCAGCAAAGAGGAGACGCCAAAGCTACGACCGCTTTTATTACCGCGATATGTCAGTGGAGGAGAGTGTGGATACCGCGCCAGAGCAAAAGAATACAGAACGCCCTGCAGCGGTGATAGTGGATAGAAGCGAAACCATGAGGGCTGAAGTAGAGAAGGGACATACACAAACAGAACCAGTCCCGCCAATGAGCGAGCCACACCCGACCGCTAACTTAGACCCCGAAAAGGGCGTTATCTCActttcatctccaccgCCTTCGCGTACTCCTCTTGTATTTTTTATCCttggcctcttcttccctcttctttggttTGTTGGGGGGTGGCTTCTACCTCATTCTACCACGCAAACTCCTGAAACAGAAACCGTCCCTCAAGCTATTACACATTACTTGCCCCGATGGCTTTATCACTCAAATTACACTGTTCTTGCTTGCCGTATAGCGTCTGTGGCATCCTTGTCATTCTTTTTGATAGCAGGTATTACTCTAGCCATCGTGCTACCGCTCACCCTCTAGCCCCTACGcgttttttttcttttttttattgAAGTGGCATACTATTCCTTTCATGGACAATTATACTAAGTGCTTTTGGCATAAGCAGAATTCAAAGATTTAATACGAAGTCGCATTTTCGAACACTAGAGCGTTCTTTTCGATAGTAGACTCTAGGTTTGCCCGTGCGATATATGCAGTCAACCTTGTTTCTCGATGTACTGGCGATTGGGCATTACTATCAAACAGACACATCATCAAATTGGATCCCAATATCATACCGGTTGACTTATAGAGCTCGGCCACAAGATGAGAAGCATCGAATTTTGGTAAAACGCGTATAGCATGCAGATGCTTTCTATTTTTGATAAAACGAACAAATCTTCACGAAAAAGTATGTAGCCTTTAAAAACTAGTTGACACAATGCTATAGATCTCAACGTTAGAAGACAGAAGGGATTGACATGACCGGGAAATCTAAACTAAATGGCGAGGTTATAGGGACGCATCGGAGGAGGGGAAATTTTGTGATATGAACAGGATTTAAGCAACACCCTTGGTAGCGCTCTTGGAAATAAGCTTAGCCTTCTCAATCTGGGCTTGACCTGTGAGGGTACTGTTAGTCGATAGCTTATAAGGCAGAATGGAAAATAGAACGTACTTCGCTTAGCAAGAGCCTTCTTGTAGTCAACAATAGAGATGTCCTGCTTGGTAAGGTTGAtaaccttcttgtccttcacTTCCCAAAGGTCTTCAGCAACCTGAGAAATGAGTCCTGCAGACAGGGAATTAGCACTAAGAATCTATACGAGGAGGGTAGGGACATACGGAAATCGTGGGAGACAATTACGACACCACCTTCAAACTCCTTGATAGCAGCGGCGAGAGCGTCAATGGAACCCTTTAAAATGATCAGTGACTGATTTGCGGAGCTGATCGAGGGTGACCAAGGGAAACTTACCATATCCAAGTGATTAGTAGGCTCATCGAGCAAAATAATGTGGGGGTGTTCCATAGCAAGGATAGCAAACACTACTCGATTCCTCAAACCATCAGACAGCTGGTTGATAGGGCTGGTTTGATGAGCACCAGTGATACCAAATCGACCAATCTGCTGCCTCCAGAACTGAACGTCCTTGTCGGGGAATTTTTCGCTGTAGAGAGAAGCAATGTGCTCGACCGGAGACTTGTCGTAAGGAAGTTGATCAGCAGAGTGCTGGGAGTACTTGGCGAGCTTGAGTTGAGTGTGCTTGTTGATGGTACCCTCGACAGGTTGGAGGGCGCCGGTGATAAGGTTAAGAAGAGTAGATTTACCTGTACCGTTGTCACCGACAATGGCGATTCGAGAGTCCATGTCGATACCGAAAGACAAATCCTGGTACAAGTAGTCCTCCTTCTTACCAGAGTAAGAGAAGGCAACGTCGGAGAAGGCGATAATAGGCGGAGGGAGCTTCTTGACGTCTTCGAAGTTGAACCTCAGCTGACGAGGTTGCTCGACCTTTTCAATCAAACCAGCGGCCTCCATCTTGTCGATAATCTTTTGCTTAGATTTGGCTTGCTTGACCAAGTTGGCATAGGTACCGGCACTAGCAATGAACTCTACCATGTTATCAGTAAGATGTCGATATAGACAAATTTCGACCCACTCTTAATGTGCGCAATCTCTTCCTGTTGCTTGGCGTAAGCCTTCATCTGGTTAACCTCATTTTCGCTCTTGGTTCGAACGTAAGTTGTGTAGTTACCACCGTAGTAgacgagcttcttcttggaggTCAAGTCCATAATGTTGGTACAGACGGTGTCCATAAAATCGGCAGAGTGAGAGGTCAAAATCAAGATATGGTTGTACGTGGAAAGGTACGCTTCAAGCCAAACAACAGCACCCAAATCCAAGTGAGACGTAGGCTCGTCCAGCAACAACACGTGAGGCTTGATGAACAAAGCACGGGCAAGAGCGACACGCATTCGCCAACCACCAGACATGTCCTTGGTAGGCTTGGCCATCATTTGTTGAGAGAAACCGAGACCATTCAAGATAGCACCGGCCTTGGCCTCGAATGTGGAAGGGTCCATTTCCTCGAGCTCCTCGTAGATGGCATCAAGCGCAAGTTCGTCAACGTCGTCGGCGGTAGACATGTCCTCGGCAAGCTTCTCGAGTCTCTCGACCTTCTCCCTAGCGGAAGAAACAATGTAGTCTAGGGCGTTGACATCGGAAGGCTCGACGGCACCGGAAACGAGATAGATGTCAATGTGGTCGGGAATCTCGATGTCTCGCTCGGCAATGGATTGCAGGAAAGTGGACTTTCCGGAACCATTTTCACCCAAAAGACCGTATCTACGATACGTTAGGGCTGTTAAATATTATAATGAAATGAACTTACCGTTGACCGTAGTTAAGAGCAATCTCGGCACCCTCAATCAACAATCGGCCATGAAAAGAAAGCATATACTGATCAATCTTGATGTCTCGTCCCTTGGGGTCGGAAACCAAAACACCGCTCTATTAAATTATTAGTACCATTTTTTACACCAAAAAGCAGTTTTTAACAT harbors:
- a CDS encoding ATP-binding cassette subfamily F member 2, giving the protein MAPSASKQKRLAEKAAKAAEKGKTGSSKSSVTGASTPLTSVSDDPTDAAEQMKKLSLATDRSASGVLVSDPKGRDIKIDQYMLSFHGRLLIEGAEIALNYGQRYGLLGENGSGKSTFLQSIAERDIEIPDHIDIYLVSGAVEPSDVNALDYIVSSAREKVERLEKLAEDMSTADDVDELALDAIYEELEEMDPSTFEAKAGAILNGLGFSQQMMAKPTKDMSGGWRMRVALARALFIKPHVLLLDEPTSHLDLGAVVWLEAYLSTYNHILILTSHSADFMDTVCTNIMDLTSKKKLVYYGGNYTTYVRTKSENEVNQMKAYAKQQEEIAHIKKFIASAGTYANLVKQAKSKQKIIDKMEAAGLIEKVEQPRQLRFNFEDVKKLPPPIIAFSDVAFSYSGKKEDYLYQDLSFGIDMDSRIAIVGDNGTGKSTLLNLITGALQPVEGTINKHTQLKLAKYSQHSADQLPYDKSPVEHIASLYSEKFPDKDVQFWRQQIGRFGITGAHQTSPINQLSDGLRNRVVFAILAMEHPHIILLDEPTNHLDMGSIDALAAAIKEFEGGVVIVSHDFRLISQVAEDLWEVKDKKVINLTKQDISIVDYKKALAKRSQAQIEKAKLISKSATKGVA